From a region of the Rhinolophus sinicus isolate RSC01 linkage group LG04, ASM3656204v1, whole genome shotgun sequence genome:
- the TNFSF8 gene encoding tumor necrosis factor ligand superfamily member 8 gives MDPGLQQAFNRVAPAQDTAMHVPAGSVTNHLGTTSRSYFYFTMATLALCLVFAVATIMVLVVQKTDSISTSTGQFSLKGGNCSEDISCILKRAPFKKSWAYLQASKHINKPELTWNKDGIVHGVTHQDGKVVIQFPGWYFIVCQLQFLVKCTKGSVDLKLELLINTAVKKQTLVTVCESGVQTESIYQNLSQFLLEHLQVNTTISVRVDKFQYVDTNTFPLENVLSVFLYSSSD, from the exons ATGGACCCAGGGCTTCAGCAAGCATTCAACCGAGTGGCCCCTGCTCAAGACACAGCCATGCATGTGCCAGCGGGCTCTGTCACCAACCACCTGGGAACCACTAGCCGCAGTTACTTCTATTTCACCATGGCCACGCTGGCTCTGTGTCTCGTCTTTGCCGTGGCAACCATTATGGTGTTGGTAGTTCAGAAGACG gACTCCATTTCCACCTCAACGGGCCAATTCTCCCTTAAAGGAG gaaattGCTCAGAAGACATCTCATGTATCCTGAAAAGGGCTCCATTCAAGAAGTCATGGGCCTACCTCCAAG CATCAAAGCATATAAACAAACCCGAGTTGACTTGGAACAAAGATGGCATTGTCCATGGAGTCACGCATCAGGATGGGAAGGTGGTGATCCAGTTCCCAGGTTGGTACTTCATTGTTTGCCAACTACAGTTCCTCGTGAAATGCACGAAAGGCTCTGTCGACCTAAAGTTGGAGCTTCTCATCAACACAGCTGTGAAAAAGCAGACACTGGTGACAGTGTGTGAGTCTGGAGTGCAAACCGAAAGCATATACCAGAATCTCTCTCAATTTCTGCTGGAGCATCTGCAGGTCAACACCACCATATCAGTCAGGGTGGACAAATTCCAGTATGTGGATACAAACACCTTTCCTCTTGAGAATGTGTTGTCCGTCTTCTTATACAGTAGTTCCGACTGA